In Gadus morhua chromosome 2, gadMor3.0, whole genome shotgun sequence, a single window of DNA contains:
- the lmtk2 gene encoding serine/threonine-protein kinase LMTK2: MENRHGLVLVVGGILLSELLLCQGAPIQYFHRSGESSGNASSLSPFLPLVVSLTMLVVLTVLLVNCVTCCKEREINFKEFEDHFDDEIDFSPPAEDTPSMQSPVEVYTLAVPPVALPGPPHLQPPPHAQDGSAGSLVARHSLNYIQEIGNGLFGKVLLSEIYTDPGVTRVVVKELNANASAKEQNSFLQQGDPYRVLQHPNILQCLGQCVEAIPFLLVFEYCEMGDLRAYVSQQDWMFRNAELLELQRMACEIAAGVTHLHKHNFLHSDLALRNCYLTVDLTVKVGDYGIGPHRYKEDYIVTEDDVFAPLRWLAPELVGERYGGVVTTEQTKHSNVWALGVTLWELFENGAQPYSHLSDREVLNHVIKEQQIKPFKPQLELPYSDRWYEVLQFCWLSSDKRATAEEVHRLLTYLRMQGQKDVEEDFEQRWDALKPNPTARQNTVGDSSYPILDNFADDALRNEIDEVLTVTETSKGLSFEYVWEAAKHDHYETTDRRSGMDTMLNYHSMFFPTSTEDIQAHFPDPAGGTAGTDSSSTPASIHGILPVFKAQNPTQGNEFFIQLEEEGEGVVGEKRNAGQSVAPSLARQEFVVLQDVLLEESSTDADFFHQSIDSKDSFLPDSHVWSSLENDSPDHTNIFTEDESKQEDSLSWRRRFMELPERGTNPFLGVMTREIPEVDAEENTGGPFLGVLPEATHLTDPQQGNDNLNHLLNSEKLEENFLFLKENNLMRESSIAKSLTPPLRFLSPGVVHAPEESFKMRSWDHIDTLDSLNMAEPNFKPLGESLSPSQNSRSSVGNFCVVENETALPSIVVITDDVMDNQLQVKNNLSSEDFSIMCSTDTGIESGLASERFEVPVDPIESHSTLGFSECANLDLLCTDTTIPDPKDNCGISDDRSGVFEVNHPDDFEATFPDNGHSEALTSDDFFSELIDDVEAELETVLSDPEESFTDDCNGPPTRSSLLVSGPSLDQISQDSLLEDSVSTTLPTVDNSAETPDSLDSLDIHRMGGQVEEINGLAAPEKLRPPCKVADSGYETENLESPEWNSELLGRDQSPVENGISDPKGEEKDAENLEAAASLVSPEIVISEVENAIGGQNEENEVDEDQPPEHIAAVGEPFVVGSYRDSAYFSDNESEPEKKLDEVNPVESTTETLWVLNAADVVSSSSGGSSAEVMVEEYLSTISKHESSAAAVAMADVGGPLVFQGEGHSAEIDSKEIPEKEAKGSAEGHNTGVDNVDLKKSSAQHESGLRADYPEFTSRDPSATSKKLPPSENMAHPKLTRTYASDGVKIRERDVEGRFLGRREMEEQEDGMDADEEDENSDDSDEDVRAYRLHDSSSESEDDTVHPVPLIISDDCAAKNLKSLLKPPTLNVASTTLPTPSTSGTPTDNSRRAVSFFDDVTVYLFDQETPTKELGDHSAGSSSQVSEFSSPVPTASYLNRFTNSESSTDEEGGGFEWDDDFTSSTDSSFLSKASPSSEAASSSSFFSPAPATGRKPETTWTPSPNYSRFSISPASIANFSLTHLTDSDIEQGGSSEDGDKD; encoded by the exons ATGGAGAATCGTCATGGACTTGTTTTGGTTGTCGGTGGGATCCTTCTCTCGGAGCTGTTACTGTGTCAAGGTGCCCCTATACAGTACTTCCACAGATCAG GAGAGAGCAGTGGGAATGCCTCATCCCTATCTCCCTTCCTGCCCCTGGTGGTGTCCCTGACAATGCTGGTTGTTCTGACGGTGCTGCTGGTCAACTGCGTCACTTGctgcaaagagagagaaatcaacTTTAAG GAATTCGAGGACCATTTTGATGATGAGATAGACTTCAGTCCCCCTGCGGAGGACACCCCCTCCATGCAGTCCCCCGTGGAGGTCTACACTCTGGCGGTGCCTCCCGTGGCTCTTCCAGGGCCCCCACACCTCCAGCCACCACCTCACGCCCAAG ATGGGTCGGCTGGCTCTCTGGTGGCCCGTCACAGCCTCAATTATATCCAGGAGATCGGCAACGGCTTGTTTGGCAAG GTGCTTCTCAGTGAGATCTACACAGACCCAGGTGTAACCAGGGTTGTGGTCAAGGAGTTGAATGCTAACGCTAGTGCTAAAGAGCAAAACAGCTTCCTGCAGCAGGGGGACCCATACAG AGTGCTGCAGCACCCAAACATCCTACAATGCTTGGGACAGTGTGTGGAAGCTATTCCCTTCCTGCtggtctttgaatactgtgagATG GGAGATCTGCGGGCCTATGTGTCTCAGCAGGATTGGATGTTCAGAAATGCTGAGCTACTGGAGCTACAGAGGATGGCCTGTGAAATTGCTGCCGGAGTCACTCACCTTCACAAACACAACTTCCTGCATAG TGATTTGGCCCTGAGGAACTGTTATTTGACTGTCGATTTGACTGTTAAAGTGGGAGACTATGGGATCGGACCACACCGATACAAA GAAGATTACATCGTCACGGAGGATGATGTGTTTGCCCCTCTTCGTTGGTTGGCACCTGAGCTGGTGGGGGAGCGCTATGGGGGAGTAGTCACCACGGAGCAGACCAAGCACAGCAACGTGTG GGCTCTTGGGGTGACACTGTGGGAGCTGTTTGAGAATGGAGCTCAGCCCTATTCCCATCTGTCCGACCGGGAGGTCCTTAACcatgtcatcaaggagcagcagATCAAGCCTTTCAAACCCCAGCTGGAGCTTCCCTACTCCGACAGATG GTATGAAGTCCTTCAGTTCTGCTGGCTCTCTTCAGACAAGCGAGCCACTGCTGAGGAAGTCCACCGGCTTCTCACCTATCTACGTATGCAGGGCCAGAAAGATGTAGAGGAAGACTTTGAACAGCGGTGGGATGCGCTTAAGCCCAACCCTACTGCACGGCAAAACACTGTCGGTGACTCCTCTTACCCAATCTTGGATAATTTTGCAGACGACGCACTGCGTAATGAGATCGATGAGGTGCTGACCGTCACTGAAACCAGCAAGGGCCTCAGCTTTGAGTATGTCTGGGAAGCGGCCAAACACGACCACTATGAGACCACTGACAGACGTTCAGGCATGGACACAATGCTGAACTATCACAGCATGTTCTTCCCCACTTCAACAGAGGACATACAGGCCCATTTTCCAGATCCTGCCGGCGGTACTGCCGGCACGGACTCTAGTAGCACCCCGGCCAGCATCCATGGCATCTTGCCGGTGTTCAAGGCACAAAATCCCACTCAAGGGAATGAGTTCTTCATCCAACTTGAGGAAGAAGGTGAGGGTGTCGTTGGGGAAAAAAGAAATGCAGGTCAAAGTGTGGCCCCGAGCTTAGCGAGGCAGGAGTTTGTTGTCCTCCAAGATGTCCTTCTGGAGGAGTCCAGCACTGATGCAGACTTCTTCCACCAAAGCATTGACTCCAAGGACTCCTTCCTGCCGGACAGCCACGTTTGGTCCTCTCTGGAGAACGACAGTCCTGACCACACCAACATCTTCACAGAGGACGAATCAAAGCAGGAGGATTCACTCTCTTGGAGAAGGAGATTCATGGAGTTGCCGGAGCGCGGCACCAACCCTTTTCTTGGTGTTATGACCCGAGAGATCCCCGAGGTAGATGCAGAGGAGAATACAGGGGGTCCTTTTTTAGGGGTTCTCCCAGAAGCCACACACCTTACAGACCCCCAACAGGGCAATGATAATCTAAACCATCTTCTGAATAGTGAGAAACTAGAGGAGAACTTTCTTTTTCTCAAGGAGAACAACCTCATGAGGGAAAGTTCAATTGCCAAGAGTCTTACTCCACCGCTGAGGTTTCTTTCTCCGGGAGTAGTCCATGCACCTGAGGAGAGCTTCAAAATGAGGTCCTGGGACCATATTGACACATTAGACAGTTTAAATATGGCAGAACCCAACTTCAAACCTTTAGGAGAGAGCCTATCCCCCAGTCAGAATTCGAGATCCAGCGTAGGGAATTTCTGTGTGGTAGAAAATGAAACGGCGTTGCCTTCTATTGTAGTAATCACAGACGATGTCATGGACAACCAGCTGCAGGTTAAAAATAACTTGTCTTCTGAAGACTTCAGTATAATGTGTTCCACCGACACAGGTATTGAGTCAGGTCTGGCCTCAGAAAGATTTGAGGTTCCCGTTGATCCAATTGAAAGTCACTCCACTCTTGGATTTTCTGAATGTGCCAATTTAGACCTTCTGTGCACGGACACCACCATCCCGGACCCTAAAGATAACTGTGGAATCTCAGATGATAGGTCGGGTGTATTTGAGGTTAACCACCCTGATGATTTTGAAGCCACGTTTCCAGACAACGGCCACAGCGAAGCCCTGACAAGCGATGATTTCTTTAGTGAACTCATCGATGACGTGGAGGCGGAACTTGAAACGGTCCTGTCAGACCCAGAAGAATCCTTCACGGATGACTGCAATGGTCCTCCTACTAGATCTTCTCTGCTAGTATCAGGGCCTTCCCTAGACCAGATAAGCCAGGACTCCTTACTGGAGGACAGCGTTTCAACCACTCTCCCAACGGTGGATAACTCAGCCGAAACGCCCGACTCCTTAGATTCTCTCGACATCCACAGAATGGGCGGCCAGGTTGAAGAGATCAACGGTCTCGCAGCTCCTGAAAAACTCAGGCCTCCCTGCAAAGTCGCAGACAGTGGGTATGAGACTGAGAACCTGGAGTCTCCAGAATGGAACTCTGAGCTCCTTGGCAGAGACCAATCCCCGGTAGAGAATGGCATTAGTGATCctaagggggaggagaaggacgcAGAGAATCTTGAAGCTGCTGCGTCACTTGTTTCTCCAGAAATCGTCATCTCTGAAGTGGAGAACGCAATAGGTGGTCAGAACGAGGAGAATGAGGTGGATGAGGATCAGCCACCAGAGCACATAGCTGCTGTTGGAGAGCCCTTCGTGGTTGGTAGCTACAGGGACTCTGCATACTTCTCAGACAACGAATCGGAACCAGAGAAGAAGCTGGATGAGGTTAACCCGGTTGAAAGCACTACTGAAACCTTATGGGTACTGAATGCTGCTGACGTTGTCAGCAGTTCCTCAGGTGGTTCATCAGCTGAGGTCATGGTGGAGGAATATTTGTCCACTATTTCTAAACATGAGTCCTCTGCGGCTGCCGTGGCGATGGCTGATGTAGGAGGACCGCTGGTTTTTCAAGGTGAAGGGCATTCAGCAGAAATAGACTCTAAGGAGATCCCTGAGAAGGAGGCGAAGGGGTCTGCAGAGGGCCATAACACAGGTGTAGACAACGTGGACTTAAAGAAGTCCTCAGCTCAACACGAGTCCGGCCTTCGAGCGGATTATCCAGAATTCACTTCCCGAGATCCCTCTGCTACCTCAAAGAAACTTCCACCTTCAGAGAACATGGCTCACCCCAAACTCACCAGGACCTATGCCAGCGACGGTGTCAAGATCAGGGAGCGCGATGTGGAGGGCCGCTTCCTGGGGCGGCGAGAgatggaagaacaggaggaCGGGATGGACGCcgacgaggaggatgagaacagCGACGACTCAGACGAAGACGTGCGGGCCTACCGGCTGCACGACTCAAGCTCCGAGAGCGAGGACGACACCGTCCACCCCGTTCCCCTCATCATCTCGGACGACTGCGCCGCCAAAAACCTTAAGAGCCTGCTAAAACCCCCCACCCTCAATGTAGCATCAACAACACTCCCAACGCCCTCCACATCGGGTACCCCAACGGACAACTCCAGGCGAGCCGTATCCTTCTTTGATGATGTTACCGTCTACCTTTTCGACCAG GAAACTCCAACTAAAGAGCTAGGCGACCACTCTGCGGGCTCCAGCAGCCAGGTGTCTGAGTTCAGCAGCCCGGTGCCCACTGCCAGCTACCTGAACAGGTTCACCAACTCGGAGAGCTCCACCGATGAAGAGG GCGGAGGCTTCGAGTGGGACGAcgacttcacctcctccacagaCTCCTCATTCCTGTCGAAGGCATCGCCCTCCTCCGaagcggcctcctcctcctccttcttcagccCTGCCCCTGCCACCGGCCGCAAGCCGGAGACCACGTGGACGCCCTCGCCCAACTACTCCCGCTTCTCCATCTCACCCGCTAGCATCGCAAACttctccctcacacacctcaCAGACTCGGACATCGAACAAGGAG GAAGCAGTGAAGATGGAGACAAGGACTAG